Proteins found in one Acidobacteriota bacterium genomic segment:
- a CDS encoding FAD-binding oxidoreductase, translating to MIRLGWLLCLGVGAQILALDFPHRARVLAIEDLTHDVKRVRLTLLRPGGFSFKPGQFVFLEVPEEFVQEWNSRYETAHGSVFRPYSFASPPSRLPEFDFIIKHFRAPPGKDVPPGVASTYVHTRLQPGDVLHLSDPTGTLYLGQDSDRPILVVAGGSGAAPFVGLLEYWFEQGMDRTRTIHFFFGVRSRRDLLLHGRFSKWAAEKENFTYTPALSSPREGDDWNGETGYIQLSVDKHVEAPSEAEAYLAGPPIMVKMVTEVLRAKGIPGSRIFFDQILARE from the coding sequence ATGATACGTCTCGGTTGGCTGCTGTGCCTGGGAGTGGGCGCCCAGATTCTGGCGCTCGACTTTCCGCATCGAGCCCGGGTGCTGGCCATCGAGGACCTGACCCACGACGTGAAGAGAGTGCGGCTGACGTTGCTCCGTCCCGGCGGGTTCTCCTTCAAGCCGGGACAATTCGTCTTCCTCGAGGTCCCGGAAGAATTCGTTCAGGAATGGAACTCCCGATACGAGACGGCGCATGGGTCGGTCTTTCGACCCTATTCTTTCGCCTCCCCGCCCAGCCGGCTTCCGGAGTTCGACTTCATCATCAAGCACTTCCGGGCGCCGCCCGGCAAGGACGTGCCGCCCGGCGTCGCGTCCACCTACGTCCATACCCGGCTCCAGCCCGGCGACGTCCTCCACCTCAGCGATCCCACCGGGACTCTCTACCTGGGCCAGGACAGCGACCGGCCCATCCTGGTGGTGGCCGGGGGCAGCGGCGCCGCGCCTTTCGTCGGTTTGTTGGAATATTGGTTCGAACAGGGAATGGACCGGACGCGGACAATCCACTTCTTCTTCGGTGTCCGCAGCCGGAGGGACCTCCTCCTGCACGGCCGGTTCTCCAAGTGGGCGGCGGAAAAAGAGAACTTCACCTATACGCCGGCCCTGTCCTCCCCCCGCGAAGGGGACGACTGGAATGGAGAGACGGGTTATATTCAGCTCTCCGTCGACAAGCACGTGGAGGCCCCGTCCGAAGCCGAGGCCTATCTCGCCGGGCCGCCGATCATGGTGAAGATGGTGACGGAGGTCCTCAGGGCGAAAGGGATCCCCGGCAGCCGCATCTTTTTCGATCAGATTCTCGCCAGGGAATGA